Proteins encoded together in one Acholeplasma hippikon window:
- a CDS encoding S8 family serine peptidase — MKKIFLSVMFIVSLLFLVACNVKDKGDSEYVYNGKDREEVTHFDKDGNLLVPFDVAYQLEVDEASYDSHTALVKMKKYDLGRLQHKLYELGALEIEQNVNLGNEAWYLIKLQDDKKPKDFIKAARQVEGFIFVDYNYLHKTETVGSYNEVDIDDVLNNPRIGEQWYLDAFGVKDTWDYLEEQNMNSGGDSSVVVAVIDTGVDYNHKDLAANMWVNAREIPNNGIDDDGNGYIDDYYGINTIANNTEVLDDHGHGTHVAGIIAAANNKEGIVGIAYQTKIMAIKAGMSSGFFTQSSIAQAIIYAYENGADVINMSFGGSSLSLAVQDALSLAYTRSVLVAAAGNDGLPNELIPGWFGPVIPNYPAAVPYVIGVMSVGPSGLQSGFSNWDGYAYSNIEYEVYAPGEAILSTLPNDRYGAWSGTSMAAPYVSAVAALLRSKYTDREIYTNKFIMGQINGASKLEAWTFIPVQINVPMIVDSLSAFTTLPKPQINLNDYYLFDSKKLSSKNNGDGYVDAGEIIDVGVVIRNRWGMSKDTIVTIDTLTPGGVTDPYVEIIKGEYNFQGVGTYSTKDNLERNGSEIKGVEESLRIKLREDTPNDYVVKLNVNITYKNGLDEEDQTAYRNKDEYIIFNVRRGTILPSVVREDTTLTKDNFYILANTMTVLPGVTLTVEPGTQIQFWSNDPNDAYAENSMAYINVQGRMIVHGTEEEKIKIFPSELMNQFRVEIRESSAGFVSFDYVEISNPHLRITEARHTYFTKIYPNMPDYYRYLSEGKIHESYGGLELSINNVYQSIFYGMTGYYYYYKPQFYGNLYDSIIVQSTINFRSGVLENNVILNNYKEGEYDSIASTYYASSNGVSVNNITFDNYTGKTYIRLYSNSSKLPESWDKLAERLDAKVATFENVQTIERLFGNYYDLAYFSAKKINGNLTFDDGSVIGSDSNYPYHGYFNSNYKAHALPSQAVNYAYFEFTKENYISSFNVIDSNIYLDLEDNHQIQISQYDATNLIYESSDNYILTVDDNGLIKPNNIGQAKVIIYTEDFGFSTEITVNVSHQLSLEEVIVYPIDEIMDVNQAFQLEYELYPYNTTERKLIFESSNPSVASVNEHGYIITKDVGDVTIFIKNQQGDVLNEVNFKVSNKIKSLQFTRNKLQTTLANDDDIQLIINPIYGDKEDLVITSTNPEVAYFDGEKLVKVQNGYTLIEAYVKGTDLAAELYLEVVDEVISNEIDKVVATYSHVFVLSNNEIYAWGEYISIPRKITSNTEMKIVDFYAHDYTLILIDENGTTLMSYLSSNGTLNQTNSNFDFNQITNIKHIFRARYQDTYYLINDKDELFSIGNNYYGLIGDGTTTNVNVPYKLMNNVKEVYSTNYYTFILTKTNDLYRIGGSNNTGNKPTLIYRNIKQVYQFYHSVSFYDDQNYYNFGIYDYEPTITEYLYVNSESYQKFQMIIEGNTLYLGDGNRISPIEKEMIYTFESNIIDVKQSYRDMVVITENEIYMIGRNDYNMHLLNNTRSNTGISNIILKSGITTPNLQIENSNIYHSRLEDDSIVIEFNQEIFKDRNFTRIYVNNGSTGRSIPINTRIDGNKLIITSSSFVHGQYYYVVVQDYSVRNVNGKQNTYYSQSFNYYGIDRPIEVISPNVDDSKVFEQDKIEYKVKFNLVIMSNNFGNIHLLNEGNEVIDSITLSLVNNELIVRGTLLNGTYRLIIPEDAFANYHGRSSEALEFSFSVDKKLVYQTNSHENNLRKAIDEEIKLTFANDITLDVNGISILTSDGNLVEFDTEVIENQLIIKPTLVHGMNYQVVILENRIVDSLGLVNEKFEFRFETYQPIELLGQSILDQATNISTRQDFKFYFNYAQIGPAYQQIKLTEKTEQSVSINKSLNKGVLNVWSTGVLKQGTEYQLVIPENALIDENGIGNELIEVNFETYTNNRKAISREDIDEIIRKLYLSGYNTSFTGNAILNNFNLTNLDLWFRIQGQSTDSYTAINGVAGNFWGTIDLNLIQKHIIDFDIFPSLEDIIIGEFLTEAPETAFPFVVDVEVYNESGLKVDKVGNELITVKVHFNKDMETSIPLRVAFGSSAPYAERLIEGSYETPRMWVGTYQLTTIIENGNQFFSIQNGHVEGQSFFRLMPDTARFRFEIDTTAAQAMLMQAEATYEGIRLTWFQDDFDTLAGFNIYRSEQEHGLYTRINQYVLGIDETTLLDTSVQPGKMYYYNFTVVKTDLTESEPSGKVIVRAFDKMAPNIYHTRIYQAFTNSNLVISAIINDNIAVNSAKVYYRITGADTWKVLTMTNNNDKYTAVISSSDITLAGLEYYIEAFDGINYTRDGNAENPINTVVQLAVDSSAKGDVNGDGIVSTLDALMMLQAINGRLNLTAEQFLKADLDNSGNLSTWEVLKVLQYASGQISSLN; from the coding sequence ATGAAAAAAATATTTCTTTCGGTAATGTTCATCGTTAGCTTATTGTTCTTGGTGGCATGTAATGTCAAAGACAAAGGTGACTCAGAATATGTATATAACGGAAAAGATAGAGAAGAAGTTACGCATTTTGATAAAGATGGTAACTTATTAGTTCCTTTTGATGTTGCATATCAACTAGAGGTTGATGAAGCATCATATGACAGTCATACGGCACTTGTTAAAATGAAAAAATACGATCTTGGTCGCCTTCAACATAAACTGTATGAACTAGGTGCTTTAGAAATTGAGCAAAACGTCAATTTAGGAAATGAAGCTTGGTACTTAATAAAATTACAAGATGATAAAAAACCAAAAGATTTTATTAAAGCAGCAAGACAAGTAGAAGGATTCATCTTTGTTGACTATAACTATCTACATAAAACTGAGACTGTGGGCAGTTATAACGAAGTAGACATTGATGATGTTTTAAATAATCCAAGAATTGGAGAACAATGGTATTTAGATGCCTTTGGAGTGAAAGATACATGGGATTATTTAGAAGAACAAAATATGAATTCGGGTGGAGATTCATCAGTTGTTGTAGCAGTTATTGATACAGGGGTAGACTATAATCATAAAGATTTAGCTGCTAATATGTGGGTAAATGCTAGAGAAATTCCAAATAACGGTATTGATGATGATGGCAACGGATATATAGATGATTATTATGGGATTAATACAATCGCAAATAATACGGAAGTCTTAGACGACCATGGACATGGTACCCACGTTGCAGGTATTATCGCTGCAGCAAATAATAAAGAAGGTATTGTAGGTATTGCCTACCAAACAAAGATTATGGCTATCAAAGCAGGTATGTCTAGCGGCTTCTTTACACAATCAAGTATTGCGCAAGCAATTATCTATGCTTATGAAAATGGAGCAGATGTGATTAACATGAGTTTTGGTGGCTCAAGTCTTTCACTTGCTGTTCAAGATGCTTTATCACTAGCTTATACAAGATCGGTTTTAGTCGCAGCGGCAGGGAATGATGGTTTACCAAATGAATTAATTCCTGGGTGGTTTGGCCCAGTTATTCCGAATTATCCAGCTGCGGTTCCTTATGTTATTGGGGTTATGAGTGTTGGGCCATCAGGCTTACAATCAGGGTTCTCTAACTGGGATGGTTACGCTTATTCAAATATTGAGTATGAAGTGTACGCACCAGGTGAAGCAATTTTATCAACTTTACCTAATGATCGATATGGTGCATGGTCAGGAACATCAATGGCTGCACCTTATGTATCAGCAGTTGCAGCACTTTTAAGATCGAAATATACAGATAGAGAAATCTATACAAATAAATTTATTATGGGTCAAATCAATGGAGCTTCTAAACTTGAAGCATGGACATTTATTCCAGTTCAAATCAATGTTCCAATGATTGTTGATAGTTTGTCAGCATTTACAACATTACCAAAACCACAAATTAATTTAAATGATTACTATTTATTTGATTCTAAGAAATTAAGTTCAAAAAATAATGGTGATGGCTATGTGGATGCAGGCGAAATCATTGATGTTGGCGTGGTCATTAGAAATCGTTGGGGTATGAGTAAAGATACCATTGTAACAATAGACACACTAACGCCAGGCGGTGTAACTGACCCATATGTTGAAATCATTAAAGGTGAATATAATTTCCAAGGTGTAGGAACATATTCAACAAAAGATAACTTAGAAAGAAATGGTTCCGAAATTAAAGGGGTAGAAGAATCATTAAGAATTAAGTTAAGAGAAGATACTCCGAATGACTATGTTGTTAAACTAAATGTTAATATCACGTATAAAAATGGACTTGATGAGGAAGACCAAACAGCGTATAGAAATAAAGATGAATACATCATCTTCAATGTTAGAAGAGGTACAATTCTACCTTCTGTTGTTAGAGAAGATACAACATTAACAAAAGATAATTTCTATATTTTAGCAAATACTATGACAGTTTTACCTGGTGTAACCTTGACGGTTGAACCAGGAACACAAATACAATTTTGGTCAAACGATCCAAATGATGCGTATGCTGAAAATTCTATGGCATATATTAATGTTCAAGGTAGAATGATTGTACATGGAACTGAGGAAGAAAAAATCAAGATTTTTCCAAGTGAATTGATGAATCAATTCCGTGTAGAAATCAGAGAATCGAGTGCTGGATTCGTTTCATTTGATTATGTTGAAATTTCTAACCCACACTTAAGAATTACTGAAGCACGTCATACATACTTTACAAAAATATATCCAAATATGCCAGATTATTATAGATACTTAAGTGAAGGTAAGATTCATGAATCATACGGTGGCTTAGAGTTATCTATTAATAATGTGTATCAATCAATTTTCTATGGAATGACTGGATATTACTATTACTATAAACCTCAATTCTATGGAAATCTTTATGATAGTATCATTGTTCAAAGTACAATTAATTTCAGATCAGGAGTACTTGAAAATAATGTTATTTTAAATAATTATAAAGAAGGCGAATATGATTCTATTGCATCAACGTATTATGCTTCATCAAACGGTGTATCAGTAAATAACATTACTTTTGATAACTATACTGGAAAAACATACATAAGGTTATATTCAAATTCAAGTAAACTCCCAGAAAGTTGGGATAAACTTGCTGAAAGATTAGATGCTAAAGTTGCCACTTTTGAAAATGTACAAACGATTGAAAGACTCTTTGGAAATTATTATGATTTAGCTTACTTTAGTGCCAAAAAAATAAATGGAAATCTAACTTTTGATGATGGCTCAGTTATTGGTAGTGATTCAAATTACCCATATCATGGATATTTTAATAGTAATTATAAAGCTCACGCATTACCATCTCAGGCAGTAAATTATGCATATTTTGAGTTTACAAAAGAAAACTATATTTCTTCATTTAATGTGATTGATAGTAATATTTATCTTGATTTAGAAGATAATCATCAAATTCAAATCTCACAATATGACGCAACTAATTTAATATATGAATCATCAGATAACTATATACTAACAGTCGATGATAATGGTTTAATTAAGCCAAATAATATCGGGCAAGCAAAAGTTATTATTTATACAGAAGACTTTGGTTTTAGTACAGAAATAACAGTTAATGTATCACATCAATTATCACTTGAAGAAGTTATTGTTTATCCAATTGATGAGATTATGGATGTTAATCAAGCGTTCCAATTAGAATATGAATTATATCCATATAATACGACTGAAAGAAAACTTATTTTTGAATCAAGTAATCCATCAGTTGCGAGTGTTAATGAACATGGATATATCATAACTAAAGATGTTGGTGATGTAACAATCTTTATTAAAAACCAGCAGGGTGATGTGCTTAATGAAGTAAACTTTAAGGTTTCAAATAAAATTAAGTCTCTACAATTTACTAGAAATAAACTTCAAACAACATTAGCAAATGATGATGATATTCAATTAATTATTAATCCAATTTACGGTGATAAAGAGGATTTAGTCATTACAAGTACAAACCCAGAAGTTGCTTATTTTGACGGAGAAAAACTTGTTAAGGTTCAAAATGGATATACATTAATTGAAGCATATGTTAAGGGAACTGATCTTGCAGCAGAGTTATACTTAGAAGTAGTTGATGAAGTGATTTCAAACGAAATAGATAAAGTAGTAGCTACATACTCACATGTCTTTGTTTTATCTAATAATGAAATTTATGCTTGGGGAGAGTATATATCTATTCCAAGAAAGATTACTTCGAATACAGAAATGAAAATAGTAGATTTTTATGCGCATGATTATACTTTAATATTAATTGATGAAAATGGAACAACCTTAATGAGTTATCTTTCAAGTAATGGTACCTTAAATCAAACTAATAGTAATTTTGATTTTAATCAAATAACAAATATCAAGCATATTTTTAGAGCAAGATACCAGGACACATATTATCTTATTAATGATAAAGATGAATTATTTAGTATCGGAAATAATTATTATGGCTTAATCGGCGATGGTACAACAACAAACGTAAATGTTCCATATAAACTAATGAATAATGTTAAAGAAGTTTACTCTACTAATTACTACACATTTATCTTAACAAAGACCAATGATTTATATAGAATTGGTGGAAGTAATAATACTGGTAATAAACCAACGTTAATCTATAGAAATATTAAACAAGTATATCAATTTTATCATTCGGTTTCGTTCTATGACGATCAAAACTACTACAATTTTGGCATTTATGATTATGAACCAACTATTACAGAATACTTATATGTAAATAGTGAATCATACCAAAAATTCCAAATGATTATTGAAGGTAATACATTATATTTAGGCGACGGAAATAGAATCTCGCCAATTGAAAAAGAAATGATTTATACGTTTGAATCAAATATCATTGATGTTAAACAAAGTTATCGTGATATGGTTGTTATAACAGAAAATGAAATTTACATGATTGGACGAAATGACTACAACATGCATCTGTTAAATAACACACGCTCAAACACAGGTATTTCTAATATTATTCTTAAATCAGGTATAACTACTCCAAATCTTCAAATTGAAAATTCAAATATTTATCATTCTAGATTAGAAGACGATTCGATTGTTATTGAATTTAATCAGGAAATTTTTAAAGATAGAAACTTTACAAGAATTTATGTCAATAATGGATCAACAGGAAGAAGTATTCCTATAAACACAAGAATTGATGGTAATAAATTGATTATTACTTCATCATCATTTGTTCATGGACAATACTATTACGTGGTCGTTCAAGATTACTCAGTAAGAAACGTTAATGGAAAACAAAACACTTATTATTCTCAATCATTCAATTATTATGGTATTGATCGACCAATTGAAGTTATCAGTCCAAATGTGGATGATTCAAAAGTGTTTGAACAAGATAAAATCGAATATAAAGTTAAATTTAATTTAGTAATCATGTCAAATAATTTTGGAAACATTCATCTTTTAAATGAAGGTAATGAAGTTATTGATTCAATTACGCTATCCTTAGTTAACAATGAATTAATCGTACGAGGAACATTGTTAAATGGAACATATCGTTTAATTATTCCAGAAGATGCGTTTGCTAACTATCATGGAAGATCAAGTGAAGCGTTAGAATTTAGTTTCAGTGTGGATAAGAAGCTAGTTTATCAAACAAACTCACATGAAAACAACCTAAGAAAAGCAATTGATGAGGAAATTAAACTAACATTCGCAAATGATATTACTCTGGATGTAAATGGCATCAGTATCTTAACAAGTGATGGCAATTTGGTTGAATTTGATACTGAAGTTATAGAAAATCAATTAATCATTAAACCAACATTAGTTCATGGCATGAACTATCAAGTAGTTATTTTAGAAAATAGAATTGTAGACTCACTTGGTTTGGTCAATGAGAAATTTGAATTTAGATTTGAAACATACCAACCTATTGAATTATTAGGTCAGTCAATATTAGATCAAGCAACTAATATATCTACAAGACAAGATTTCAAATTCTATTTTAATTACGCTCAAATAGGACCAGCGTATCAACAAATCAAGTTAACAGAGAAGACAGAGCAAAGTGTTTCAATTAATAAATCACTCAATAAAGGCGTACTTAATGTATGGTCAACAGGCGTACTTAAACAAGGAACTGAGTATCAATTAGTCATTCCTGAAAATGCACTAATTGACGAAAATGGCATAGGAAATGAATTAATTGAAGTGAATTTTGAAACATATACAAATAATAGAAAAGCGATTAGTAGAGAAGATATTGATGAAATCATTCGTAAATTATACCTATCTGGATATAATACTTCATTTACTGGAAATGCTATTTTAAATAATTTCAATTTAACTAATCTTGATTTATGGTTTAGAATCCAAGGTCAATCTACAGATAGTTACACTGCAATCAATGGGGTTGCTGGTAACTTCTGGGGAACAATCGATTTAAACTTAATTCAAAAACACATTATTGATTTTGACATCTTCCCATCATTAGAGGATATTATTATTGGTGAATTCCTAACTGAAGCACCAGAAACTGCATTCCCGTTTGTAGTTGATGTTGAAGTTTATAATGAATCCGGCTTAAAAGTAGATAAAGTTGGTAATGAATTAATCACGGTTAAAGTTCACTTTAATAAAGACATGGAAACATCCATTCCATTAAGAGTTGCCTTTGGTTCAAGTGCACCATATGCTGAACGTTTAATTGAAGGTTCATATGAAACACCACGCATGTGGGTTGGAACATATCAATTAACTACTATTATTGAAAATGGTAATCAATTCTTTAGTATTCAAAATGGACACGTAGAAGGGCAATCGTTCTTTAGATTAATGCCTGATACAGCAAGATTTAGATTTGAAATTGATACAACCGCTGCACAAGCTATGTTAATGCAAGCAGAAGCTACTTATGAAGGTATTAGATTAACTTGGTTCCAAGATGACTTTGATACATTAGCAGGATTTAATATTTATAGAAGTGAACAAGAACATGGTTTATATACAAGGATTAATCAATATGTTTTAGGTATTGATGAAACGACATTATTAGATACTTCTGTACAACCAGGAAAGATGTATTACTATAACTTTACTGTTGTTAAGACAGATCTTACAGAATCAGAACCTTCCGGCAAAGTGATTGTAAGAGCGTTTGATAAAATGGCTCCAAATATTTACCATACAAGAATTTATCAAGCATTTACAAATTCAAACTTAGTTATTTCTGCAATTATTAATGATAATATTGCTGTAAACTCGGCTAAGGTTTACTACAGAATTACAGGCGCTGATACATGGAAAGTTTTAACAATGACAAACAATAATGATAAGTATACTGCAGTTATTTCTTCAAGTGATATTACACTTGCTGGATTAGAGTACTATATCGAAGCATTCGATGGCATTAACTATACTCGAGATGGAAATGCCGAAAATCCAATTAACACAGTTGTTCAACTTGCGGTTGACAGCAGTGCTAAGGGAGATGTGAATGGTGATGGCATCGTATCAACACTAGATGCATTAATGATGCTTCAAGCAATTAATGGACGTTTAAACTTGACAGCAGAACAATTCTTAAAAGCAGACTTAGATAATAGTGGTAACTTATCAACTTGGGAAGTATTAAAAGTCTTACAATATGCAAGTGGACAAATTTCATCACTTAACTAA
- a CDS encoding VanZ family protein: protein MIKRKALISLGIAINLFIWINSILPGNDSANLSGGITEFIYHILNKLNIGISIDLLSLMIRKLAHFTEFFILGITWVFIFKKYNYRYPITFIYGLLVALIDEFIQYFIPGRASSIFDVAIDGAGVLFGLLIIYLLEVFILRKNEIYIDKEKADE from the coding sequence ATGATAAAAAGAAAAGCACTGATTTCACTTGGGATAGCAATCAATTTGTTTATTTGGATTAACTCGATTTTACCGGGCAACGATAGTGCAAACTTAAGTGGTGGTATCACTGAGTTCATCTATCATATTTTAAATAAATTAAATATCGGTATAAGTATCGATTTATTGTCGCTAATGATTAGAAAACTTGCTCATTTTACGGAGTTTTTTATCCTAGGAATTACTTGGGTTTTTATTTTTAAAAAGTATAATTATAGATACCCAATAACATTTATTTATGGATTATTGGTTGCTTTAATTGATGAATTTATTCAGTATTTCATCCCAGGCCGAGCATCAAGTATTTTCGATGTTGCAATTGATGGTGCTGGTGTACTTTTTGGATTATTAATTATATATTTACTTGAAGTATTTATATTAAGAAAAAATGAAATATATATAGATAAAGAAAAAGCAGATGAATAG
- a CDS encoding type 1 glutamine amidotransferase domain-containing protein, translating to MELLGKKVLTIVSNDFDDLEFFYPMIRLKEAGCEVTIAAEEANKDYKGKYGLHTKSDVAFKQVDIKSYDGIIIPGGWAPDYLRRLPEVLNFVRYMHDNKKIIGVICHAGWVLSSAGILKDVRMTSTPGIKDDMMYAGALWADEPVVSDGHIISARRPPDLPLYLPELIKALKK from the coding sequence ATGGAATTATTAGGAAAAAAAGTCTTAACCATTGTTTCAAATGATTTTGACGATTTAGAATTCTTCTATCCAATGATTCGATTAAAAGAAGCTGGATGTGAAGTAACAATTGCTGCTGAAGAAGCAAACAAAGATTATAAAGGTAAATACGGTTTACATACAAAATCAGATGTTGCCTTTAAACAAGTGGATATTAAATCATACGATGGTATCATTATCCCCGGTGGATGGGCACCAGATTATTTAAGACGTCTTCCAGAAGTTTTAAACTTTGTAAGATACATGCATGATAATAAAAAGATTATTGGTGTGATTTGTCATGCTGGTTGGGTATTAAGTTCTGCCGGTATTTTAAAAGATGTCCGTATGACTTCAACCCCCGGTATTAAAGATGATATGATGTATGCTGGTGCACTTTGGGCAGATGAACCTGTTGTTAGCGATGGACACATTATTAGTGCACGTCGTCCACCAGATTTACCACTTTATTTACCTGAGTTAATCAAAGCACTCAAAAAGTAA
- a CDS encoding TetR/AcrR family transcriptional regulator: MTTKELIYKNAIELFSQYGYQNLGMRDLAKSAGIKASSIYNHYKSKEDILLDIANELVNELKENVYPLYKVTDLSPKEFFKNISLKTNQFFEQKHINTLTGILIPEEFSSQRLKKLLHEEFIVKPRTAYTYYFKSLMDKGLMRTEDPKLAAKMYHSFFVYHFYEKYLTNDPEGFLVKDESIFVNHIDLFMKYFDIK; encoded by the coding sequence ATGACAACTAAAGAACTCATCTACAAGAACGCAATTGAATTATTCTCACAATATGGTTATCAAAATTTAGGTATGCGTGATCTTGCAAAAAGCGCAGGAATCAAAGCTTCTTCTATTTACAATCACTACAAATCTAAGGAAGATATTCTCTTAGATATTGCTAATGAATTAGTAAATGAATTAAAAGAAAATGTTTATCCTCTATATAAGGTAACTGATTTAAGTCCAAAAGAGTTTTTTAAAAACATCTCATTAAAGACAAATCAATTTTTTGAACAAAAACATATTAATACACTAACAGGAATACTAATTCCAGAAGAATTTTCAAGTCAACGTTTAAAAAAATTATTACATGAAGAATTTATCGTTAAACCTAGAACCGCTTATACTTATTACTTTAAATCATTAATGGATAAGGGTTTAATGCGTACTGAAGATCCAAAACTTGCTGCGAAGATGTATCATTCATTCTTCGTTTACCACTTCTATGAAAAATACTTAACTAACGATCCAGAAGGATTCTTGGTTAAAGATGAATCAATCTTTGTGAATCATATTGATTTATTCATGAAATACTTCGATATCAAGTAA